The sequence GTGCTGAAGCTCTATCCGGGCCGGCTGATGATCGACATCACCGAGCGCCAGGCCTTCGCGCTGTGGCAGGAGGCCGGCCGGCTCTCCGTCATCGCCGACGACGGCGCCGTGCTCGAACCCTATGTGTCGCGCCGCTTCCTGTCGCTGCCGCTCGTGGTCGGCAAGGGCGCCGAGACGCAGGCGCGCGATTTCCTGGCGCTGCTGGCGCGCTATCCGCAAGTGGATGCGGTGACCAAGGCTGCGATCTATGTCGGCGAGCGGCGCTGGAATTTGCGGCTCAAGGACGGCCTCGACATCCGCCTGCCCGAGCAGGACGTCGGCAATGCGCTGGCGATGCTGTCCCGGCTCGACAAGGAGGACAGGCTGTTCTCCCGCGACATCGTCGCCGTCGACATGCGCCTGCCCGATCGCCTGGTGGTGCAGCTGTCCGATGACGCCGCCAAGGCGCGCGAGGAGCAGTTCAAGGACAAGAAGAAGAAAAAGGCCGGGGACGCCGCATGACCGGTCTTGATCGCACCCAGACCCCGAAGACGCGCCCGATGCCGCACAAGCGCGGCGGCCTCGTCGCCTGCCTCGACATCGGCACCAGCAAGATCGCCTGCATGATCGCGCGGTTGAAGCCGTCGCCGCCGAGCGATGCGCTGCGCGGCCGCACCCATGCGGTGGAATTGATCGGCTACAGCCAGATCCAGTCGCGCGGCATGAAGGCCGGCGCGGTGATCGACCTCGGCGAGTGCGAGCAGGCGGTGCGCCAGGCCGTCGGGCTCGCGGAGAAGATGGCCAAGGTGCGGGTCGAGTCCGTGCTGCTGTCGGTCTCCGGCGGCCGGCTTTCCGGCCAGCTGGTCGAAGCCGCCGCCGATATTCGCGGCGGCGCCGTGACGCCGGCCGATGTCAGCCGCGTCACCTCCACCGGCATGCGCCACGCCACCGGCGAGGGCCGCACCGTGCTGCACGCGCTGCCGGTCGGCTACACGCTCGACGGCGTCAAGGGCATCCGCGATCCCCGCGGCATGGTCGCCCACCAGTTCGGCGTCGACATGAACGTCGTCACCTGCGACGCCACCGTGGCGCGGAACCTGATGCTGGCGGTGGAACGCTGCCACATCAACGTCGAAGCCATGGCGGCCAGCCCCTATGTGGCTGGTCTTTCCGTACTGACCGACGACGAGGCCGATCTCGGCGCCGCCGTGGTCGAGATGGGCGCCGGCACCACCACGATCGCGGTCTATTCCGGTGGCCGTTTCGTGCATGCGGCCGGTTTTGCGGTCGGCGGGCAACACATCACGATGGATCTTGCCCGCGGACTGTCCGCGACCATTGCCGATGCCGAGCGAATCAAGACGTTATACGGCACCGTCATCACCGGTGGATCGGACTCGCGTGA comes from Bradyrhizobium diazoefficiens and encodes:
- the ftsA gene encoding cell division protein FtsA, producing MTGLDRTQTPKTRPMPHKRGGLVACLDIGTSKIACMIARLKPSPPSDALRGRTHAVELIGYSQIQSRGMKAGAVIDLGECEQAVRQAVGLAEKMAKVRVESVLLSVSGGRLSGQLVEAAADIRGGAVTPADVSRVTSTGMRHATGEGRTVLHALPVGYTLDGVKGIRDPRGMVAHQFGVDMNVVTCDATVARNLMLAVERCHINVEAMAASPYVAGLSVLTDDEADLGAAVVEMGAGTTTIAVYSGGRFVHAAGFAVGGQHITMDLARGLSATIADAERIKTLYGTVITGGSDSRELMSVPTAGDEQDLPQIVSRATIANIVKHRAEEVFEMVRDKLKDSPFAAEPNGRVVLSGGASQLTGLVELGTQILGRPVRIGRPLGFGRLPVEAKNAAFAVPAGLLVYPQYVHHEHVEPRHTRQQVKTGTGGYFGKVGRWLREGF